One genomic region from Longimicrobium sp. encodes:
- a CDS encoding MarC family protein encodes MEPSLTKFALLCFTSLLSIINPLSAAPMYLAITDGYTREQRSRTLRSGVVTAFVILAVFALVGGAIFQLFGITIDAFRIAGGVIFFGIGMDMLQARRSRGKATEEEEQEGRVRENVGVTPLGIPMITGPGAITTVMVLMTQAGTPVRVGLVFAAVVVVLAITWAVLSAAPRLVRFFGQTGLNVMTRVMGLLVTVIAVQFIIDGTTPIITEIIRAANAR; translated from the coding sequence ATGGAACCTTCGCTCACCAAGTTCGCGCTCCTCTGCTTCACCTCGCTGCTCTCCATCATCAACCCGCTGAGCGCGGCGCCGATGTACCTGGCCATCACCGACGGCTACACGCGCGAGCAGCGCAGCCGCACGCTGCGCTCGGGCGTGGTCACGGCGTTCGTGATCCTGGCGGTGTTCGCGCTGGTGGGCGGGGCCATCTTCCAGCTCTTCGGCATCACCATCGACGCCTTCCGCATCGCCGGCGGCGTCATCTTCTTCGGCATCGGGATGGACATGCTCCAGGCCAGGCGCAGCCGCGGCAAGGCCACCGAAGAGGAGGAGCAGGAGGGCCGGGTGCGCGAGAATGTGGGCGTCACGCCGCTCGGCATCCCCATGATCACCGGTCCGGGCGCGATCACCACCGTGATGGTGCTGATGACGCAGGCCGGCACCCCGGTGCGCGTGGGGCTGGTGTTCGCGGCGGTCGTCGTGGTGCTGGCCATCACCTGGGCGGTGCTGTCGGCGGCGCCGCGGCTGGTGCGCTTCTTCGGCCAGACGGGGCTGAACGTGATGACCCGCGTGATGGGGCTGCTGGTGACGGTCATCGCCGTGCAGTTCATCATCGACGGCACCACCCCCATCATCACCGAGATCATCCGCGCCGCCAACGCCAGGTAA
- a CDS encoding DUF3828 domain-containing protein, protein MNPHAHIRRRASRRLSITASLLALAVAAQACGAGANAAPPDPTAVVTTLYRDHFAHEQNWDRTYKRQRALFAPDLAALIDADIRAAEANADEIVGLDFDPLTNAQDEMTAFQVGPATRGGASATVGVVVRQDSARTNLRVRLARSDAGWRVTNIHYPEGDLVSILRQLAAGRAPKP, encoded by the coding sequence ATGAACCCTCACGCTCACATCCGCCGCCGCGCGTCGCGCCGTCTCTCCATCACCGCATCGCTGCTTGCGCTGGCCGTTGCGGCGCAGGCCTGTGGCGCCGGGGCGAACGCGGCCCCGCCCGACCCCACCGCCGTGGTGACCACGCTCTACCGCGACCACTTCGCGCACGAGCAGAACTGGGATCGGACGTACAAGCGGCAGCGGGCGCTCTTCGCCCCGGACCTCGCCGCGCTGATCGACGCCGACATCCGCGCCGCCGAGGCGAACGCCGACGAGATCGTGGGCCTCGACTTCGACCCGCTCACCAACGCGCAGGACGAGATGACCGCCTTCCAGGTCGGCCCCGCCACGCGTGGTGGCGCCAGCGCGACCGTCGGCGTCGTCGTGCGCCAGGACAGCGCGCGCACCAACCTCCGCGTCCGCCTCGCCCGCTCCGACGCGGGGTGGCGCGTGACGAACATCCACTATCCCGAAGGCGACCTCGTCTCCATCCTCCGCCAGCTCGCCGCCGGCCGCGCACCGAAGCCATAG